TTCAATAGAAATACGTACGTTAGCAATGTTCGTAAATTTAGAGTTAAATACTCTATACATTTTCCATTCGTTTCGAATTAgaatatttcattattttataattttctttgaaTATTTAATACTCTTTGTAAACATGTAAACAAGATACTGGAGGAAGAAACATGGAAATGACAAAAATGAATACGTATAATATGCTTCATTTTGCTTTCCAGTCGTACATTAGATTCTTTTTTACAATTTAGTATGACACCTTGCATTATGCTTTTCTTGCAGAAATACATAATATATTAATGAAGTTTTCTATAAATCGTTTTAAAGAACGTATAACAAAGATACATCTTTGACATACAATTCACAACAAATCAGGACGAGGATAGGGTATAAAATCTCGTTTTCCTTCTTTCATTTGACGTTTACGTTCTTCAGTCATCATATTCACTCGTATTCGTTGCTTTGTCATGTAGAGACATTCTGCCAAATCTTCCATAAGAAATTGACATTTGTCTTGTCCTTTGTAATATCCATAAGCTTCAATACAATCGGCATAACGATATTCAAAGTTTTTACACGTGGGATTTCTTTGTGAATTCGTAAAGGCAAGGTTTATTAAACCAATAGTACGGTTTCTAAATATAGGTTCCATCAAGTCCACCATGGTGAATCTAAAAAACGAAGACTATAATTTTTACCATTTATAAGAAAATAACAGATCGAAGAAGTTGAATGTTATATGAATTTCATATATAGAATACAACATATTTATACAATGTACTATTCCTCTTTAACCAAATTTTTACGTAACACAATTTATTGTTTTATATGGAAtgaaaatattctctaaaaagaTCAAGCATTGAATGAACACTCTATACTTAGTTAAAAATTTGATCTTACGGTATTGATTACTTCAATTTTACGATAAAACTTTTTAATGTACACGTTACTGTACGTTCCACTCGATAGTACCAATGGCTACGACTAACGCAATTGACACAATGTCTATTACTGACGCCACCTGTCAGCATTGAAATTACTCTTGTTTCAGAACGAATCCATACCAACCGAAAAGACCGACTAGGTAGGTAATTGACATTATTACCATCGACGAACCTGGTCTACATTATCCACAGGCAAGTGTAGAAACTCGTTTTCTACTAccgcagacgaggtatacgagtagacatttcacccaatgtattttttcggcccatttttatggggctctgGAGCCTCAGTATTTATTTAGAATATTTACGCAAACACTAtagctgtttgcctatcaatactaatttagtgaatagtttctcaactgaccgccgactaaaatcacctccgaattttcaggttggTATgatagtcagattgggccactttcagtccataatgtgaaaggtctactcgtatacctcgtctgtggacaTGGCATAGAATAGACATATCACAGACTAGGTACGGTTATAGACGAAGTATAGAATAGATGTTGCTTGCATTTATTCATCAATAATATGATTCTCTCTAAagtaataatatattattttattaataatttattactttaGAGTAATAATATACTATTACTTTACATATTATTTAGAGTTATAAGTATATAACTATTATCATTTACAATAGAAAGTCTGTTATTTCTTTTCGTAGATGcataatttgtaatttttcttgAATTTTGTTATGTAAGAAAGTAGGTAATGAACcgaattttttatttgaatttaaaaagATTAATCTGCAGCCGTAACAGAGATATttttcaattatatctggttgtaAAGGCTGCGCGTGAAGTGGCGTACAAATAGTATTATTGCATCGACAGAGTTTCTTTTCCGAGTCATTTACTTCTTCCGTTTGTTTATCCGTTAATTGTTTGTCAAAATTTGGGGAATTTAAAGTCGTATTTGATCCAGAATCCGTTGAAACTAATTCAGAAAATATCCTTGCTTGTATGGCAGAAAATTGCTCATCACGCACGTAACACGAATCCAGAGTCAATTCGCAAAGTAGACAGGTATCATTAATATCAGCATTAGCAACAATGTCCCTATTAAGATTCATATTATGAAATTCCTCTGCTTTTGTGCCCAATTTTTCACTTGTACGGTATATCGTAGATACGGTACTGTGAAACTCGGAATCTAACTGGTAAATGAAATTTTTTGCAATGCTCCTTATAGAATTAGGGAAAGATTGATTATAATCTGTGGAACTGAAAATTGGAGTTAGTTTACAGCACTCTAAATAGCCAGTTACATCGTCTCTTGTGAAATCTCTAAGTGGTTTAAGTAAAGTTACATCTGTACATCTTGCATCAGAGAAACCAACATTTACAGATAATTGACAGCCTCTTCCTGTTGACACATCTGTAAGCACTTGTATTGCAAGATCAAGAGATGTATCAGCAACAAAAGCTTTATTACAATTAAGCTCGCGAGCCACGGACACAATCAATTTGCGCTTTAGTTGTCGCAATAATTCATCTTTTGCTGTATTGctttctaaattattgaaaatctTTTGCATTATTGCATCATTGCTAGTTGCAGTTGTTCCCATTGCATTTATTGACCGTATCTCTTCGCAATGAATATTGGTTGTACATTCTGTTAAAGGTACAACATATATTGGTAATTGTAAACTTTCTGCTTCATCAGCTAATGCATTCCAAATAACTTTTCGTTCTTCAAGCGTGCGTCCCATTACCATACCATCTGTTTGCAAAAACAAAAACATACAGTAACATGCCAGGTTTACAGATGTTTTCTATTACTATCCTCTTACCATCTATGTATAGTATTTTACATAGAAACTGAAGTCTTTTATTAACTGATTCGTTTGCATTTGCCTTGATAAGATGTATAAGTACTGTTGAATTTGCTTTTCCTGAATGCTCAATAAGTATTGTATCGGTTGGACGTATTGACTTTGATTTGCCAAGTGTGGCTTTGAACTTATGTGTTACCATAGATAAGAAGCAAGTTTTACAATATCTATCTTTGTCTCTTAATAAGACTCTAACATTCTGGCATCTACATTTTTTACATGTACTTGTATTGATTGTGTGGGAAGCAGCATTGGCAGTGGCAGCAATTCTatgaaacattaaataaaaacatgTATACATATGGTGCAGCATATAAGTATTGGTACAGCACATGATTTTCTATGCGAACATTTATAGctactggaaaaattgtttattaataAACTAAAAACACTTCTTTGGAAAATAATACGAAATTATATAGTGCAGAACGAAATACTTACGTGTCCATCGTCATTTCGTCTGTTTCAAAGGTGTTACATTCGAGCATGTTTAACGAACACATTGTTTCCTTCTTTTTTAATCACAAGTGTTTAACAATATCATGAGATAATGATTAATTTCGTAGCTATTAATGTAGTTTTTATGTTCTTATAATCGACATTAATGAAAACTTAGGTTAAAGGGACGTACACACtgtataaatatttgtatatttgtAAATTTATACGATGCAGATTTTAGTATGCATTTGTAATATTTGCACATACCATAGGTATGTATATGTAAATTCACATTCGATTCATAGATAcatacaattttatataatgTTACTAAATAATTGTCTACCGTTTCGCGCTCAATGGTCTAGTAGGGTTTTTCTAAAATCATAGACGATAAAAAGTATCATTTAACAAAATCTTCATTTTACGgggtatatacatataatttatgtaatagaattatttctatattttccaattattattgttattcttTTTAGtaacattttatattttccGTTCTATCCTTAGACAGAAATAGATTATAAATTCAGTAAtaggtaataaaataatttgagtTACTTTTCATAAAGTTATTTATTGCTGAAATTTATTAATGTGTACTACGTAATGCGTAAGTTAAAGAAATTTTATGCtatcaaatttttatatttgttcgATTTTGAGAAAGATTCGCGCCAATTATCTTACGTAATACGcaattatcaatatttatattcttATATCGAGTTGGTGTTCTCAAATTATATATTGTTAATGATTATTATCATTACTGTTCTTCACAgattattttgtttttaattgcAATTACTACATACACATGTAGATAGTATTAAATATACTTTAAGTGGCATACTTCGccaattatttgcaattattaCTTTGTAACACTTTATACAATGTTTTCATGCTTACAGTTAAAAGTTCAAAATTATAGGTAGGTTATAAAAGGTGGAAGTAACGAAACAATATTCAAGATTGAAATAGTTGGAATTTGTAGAAATGATAGGTGTATTAAATGTGGTGAATACCTTCTCCAGGTAACCATTTAGTAGATTTCTACTTTAAGATCCAAATGTATTGATAATCTTAAATACAATTGTCTATTGGTATAGGTTGTCTGTGTGTTCGATTGTTAATCCATGCAATATTTCCACATGTGCATATCCATTATATTTTCGAGTTACCAATATGCTTTTGtaagtaatttaaaattttcttttttataaagCTATATTAATGATAGTGAACACTGTGTTTATTTTTgtgtgtattttagaggagaaccacttaaaaaaaaaagaagactaGATCCTTCCATTATCAGAGCTAGAGAAGAGAGAAAGAAGAAGAAACTGGAGAAACAAATACGCCGTTTACAAAGACTTGTCAAGCAGCTGAAACCAATGACTGAAATCGATGTATCGACTGAATTAATTGAACAGAAAGAGTATGTTATATATAGTTTTTTGTTCTTTTATTTCCAGTATATCTATaactcaatattttgtagggaaCGATCCCGACCTCTTACACCACTGTCCATACAAGAAATAGAAAGAAGAAGCTTGTTGAATAAAGAATGGTCCAAGTACAAACAAAATGAGTGGAAGAAAGATGTGAATGTTATGGAATCTATCATGCTCTCGCAAGAAAAAGCATTAAACGAATTGAAAGCGGCGTCGGAGGAACTCTACAAAAAAGCAATAGAAGTATATATACTTTGAATACTAGAAAATAATCTCAAACGATTCTTGTATTTATTAGTAATTGCCAAATATTTCTTCCTtcaaaaattacatttttctttCAGATCGACGATTCCTTTTTGCCATACAGTGCAGTTGGACCGGTACATAATccatcaataaataattatgatAGTCCAGATGGTGTTTATACAAATATTACTGTGAAATATGCTGGAGAAACATGAATAAGTACATGAATGCAGTAAATGTGTTTTAAATAAAGACCTACCGGACACAAAAAAGCTAGTGTTCTATAGAACTATTTATTTATCTGATGGCAAAGctattaatttttatgtttATCGATATTTAAATTCACAACCTACTCAAAAAATTTAGTTAATACGATGGAAACATTTACGGTTTCGAATTCATCACAATACACGTTCGTCGTTTCATACGTTATTTTAGGATATATACTTCTGTATATGCACGTATAAATAATACTGTGTACATCGTATAAATTTAGATgcaataaaaacgaattttcatttAATTAGTGTGTGAGCGTTTATAGATGGACATAAATACATGTTTGGTTTTTAATGATGTCGTAAATTTCTAACTTGTTGGAAAAGGAGGCAATGGTATTCCAAGCTGCAAATGTTAACTATTTAAATGATTTGGAGCATCAAGAACAAGCGGAtttcaatcttgtttgccataCAAGAAAATTCATTGGGAAGCGAATATATTACGATTTAAACAATGTGTAGAAGTAACAAAATATATGTTGATGCGATCACGATGTCAGTTCCCTTTTGCACGTAGGACACGTGTCGTTGGTCTTGAGGCATTGGCGTAAACAATCTGCATGGAAAAGATGATGACAAGGTGTTATCCTTGCCTTGGTCATACCGCAAAGGCAAATAGCGCAAACGTCGTCGAAATTTGTAATTTCTTCGCGCGTCGCTTTCCTATAACGATTCAATATTTCACGTTCGCGTTGCAGCGTAGCGCCAGATTGTTGCACGAGGTCTTTTAATCTCAAATAAACGTTCAAGTAGGTAGCGATGAATAAGAATCTCCAGGATGCTACCGGTACAAGTAGCAAGACGAACAAAGCCGAGGTAGCTATAGTGAACGATCTTAATATCACCGGAGCATAAAGTTCTTCCATGTTTTCAAAAGTGTCCAATTGAAAAAACTTGAGAATCGACGGAAACATTTCGACGAAAATTTTTTCCGTCGCTGAATAATAAATCCATGTTATTACCGTGTAAAATGTCGATGGTctacaacaagaatgcatatcgAACAATTGAATCGGTAGGTATTCACTTTCGCCTTCCTTTTACATCTGATTTCCTAtttgtttctttcattattttatTGGCCGTTACTTACTTGTAATTTTGAAGACCTTGCTCCAAACCAAATACGAGAAGCATAAATGTTATCGTAACGATAAAGGTAACGGCCTTGGTCCATTCGAGTACTATTTTAGTAGCAGACATAGCTAAATGCCTAATCTTGGATCTTTCCGTGAGGGTTACATACGGTGACCAATCTTCTTTTTCGATTAATTCTTTGATGTAACTAACGCAGTAAGTAATTACATTGTAAAACATCAACGTATAAAGGCACGTCATTTTAGATTCTGGTACAAGGACTCGATCGGCCAGCACTAGGAATACAATTTGGTTTGTCATCACAGAAATATTCTTCATTTGAAGAAAGAGAGTCTCCCCTCGATCGATCGGCTCGTAAAATCGTGTCAGAAATCGGCTCAAACGTCGCGGGATCATCTTGATAGAACCTTTGCAAAAGAACATGTAATAGAAAAGAGAAGAACATTTCGCTCGAATTGTTTGCGGTAATTAATAAACGTTAGTAAGCTGAATTTTTCATTGGGGTATGTTTGTAGGATCAAATTGAAATCTCTCTTCCTTCCTTTCTCTCTCATTCTGGACTGTGAATAATATAAAACTTCATCTTGGTTTACTGAGGCAACAATTTCATGGATACATTATGTTAATAGGATTGACAACGTATTATAATTTGGTGAGATTGTTGATCGAACGTAACAAGTGCAAATAACGCATCGATGAATGATCATCTCCGTTTTTCGTAACATCTAAGCGAGAACATTTGCATATTAATAGACGCCCATCAAGAAAATCTGCGAAAATCGGAGAAGACGTGCCCAGAAGAATATTTATGATATAGGGGGGAGGGAACCCGAATGGAAAGCAAGGATTTCACATGGCAACCGGGATCGTCTCTTGGGGAAAAACGATACAATACGTAGGTATATACAGTTTCTAGGATGAACAGATGCGCGCGCGTTCatggtctctctctctctctctctctccctttgTTCACGTCCCTATAAAACAAAGCGTACTTGGCTTCAATAGCACATTCAACGTCTCTTCGTCTTTCAATAATCGTGTCTTAGCGTTTTAATATTACCGTGGAACAGGTAGAGAGAAAACTAATCGTTACTATTAAATTCGGCGTTACTGTTTAGGTACATTTGGAATATTTGCATAGGGTGAGCATCGAATGCATTGTATGCTTTTATAACGATTATTCGTTACTAGTTGGTAAATTCGGCGGTTCGCTCTGTTGTGTATTTTTTTGCATTTATCATTTTTTCCCCACGAAAAGGAACGTAATAGGACGGAAAGACAGAGGAAAGCAAGTGAGCGGGAGAGGTCGAAGGGCGAGGGATAAAATGCCCCGAAATTGAGTAAAAATGTAAACGTAACTTTTTAACGctatcggcgaaattaaaatagaacagGGTAGCGGTTCAGGTAAACAGAGGTGGAGTATGCTATTATGCTGGTGATAAAAAACGATAAAACTTTACCCTCTCTCATTTTTTCAATACGtttatcattttcgagaaaaatgctGGCTAGCGTTCccgcgaacaccttgtataccctTCGGGTAAACGATAAACGATATGTCTGTCAGTGGCAACGGAAAAGCAAAGGAAATATGCAGGTAGATAGGCAGGTAGTGATAATGCGGAGAAGAAATTCTGAAAGAGAATCTGGCATCGATCACAACCAACGCAAATCCTTTTTGCTATTCTTAGTATACGAAACAGAGGGGGACGTCCTGCTCCGTCTGACTTGACCGTCAAGCTCAAAGCAACTTCTCGTTCTTAAATATTCGGTTCGTCCATAGATTAACGCGTATGCGTCCAAGTTATATGTATACAATACACCATATTAAGCGTTATGGAACGTTCCAAGATATACCTCGAAAAGTAAAATCTAGAAAAACAGACGCTAGAACCGATAGGAAAATACGCCGCTTATCCAAGGCAAATAGATTTAAAATCGTAGTTGTCATCCGTACCGAAATTTCGCCAGATCTTGATAAGCAAATAAGTTAGCAGCATGTTGTTATACGAGAAACTCATACTTCGAGCTTCGATACCgccgccatttttttttttccagatATCCCCAAGTCACGAATTTAATCctgattattattataatcGCAATTATAACTGGTATAAAATTTGGTACATTCCTTAATTACAAATAACTATAAGAATTTTAACCCTTTGTACTCCACAGGCGACATATACGATACGTATTGTAActtaatttaaatttcattttggaTGACGCAATTTACAAAGtacacgaataaaatttatattaataaaaattgtcgTAGCGCAAAGGattgataaaaaattaaatcgacTCGCGGCGCATTGTTGACCGGTGGTTAAGAATCGCTTTCTTGCGCGAATGAAGTGATTCACAAAAACGTCTTCGACTGATATGGCAAGACAGCAAGGCGGCGAAGCTGTGTAGCGACGAAAGGTCGAAGAGCAAGAGGAAAATTGTCTCTTCGCTTCTAGCTATCGATAAATTGCTTGGCAGCAATCTTTGCCCTCAGAATCGTCCAAGAGCTCGTAAAACCGTGAATACGTCACGCAAACGTAGCCGCGCCGAGGGATTTGTGTTCGTCTCGCCTTTTGCATTTCGTGTCTCGCGTTGTTACGCTATGCGCTACCATCTACAGAAGTAGATCCAAAGAATGAACGATTAGATAGATGGATCTTTAGAGCATCGAATCTCTGTTTCAGCTTTCCACGAACTAGTTCAAACCGGAAATCTGACAGTACCGGGCGGTGGTCCTATTGGCCGATTATCGAGGCTTCCTTCGTTCGATACGTTATCGTTGCATTTGTTTCGATTCGTTGCATTACGGTGTTAATTCTGCAGAAATGTTCGCATTAGGTATCGGATCGAATAGGAACGAGCAATAGAAATAGGTAGAGATAAGAGTCGCGATCGCTATTTCGTTAATAAGGGAACAGAAAggtttttcgtttcgtttgggTAATCTTCGGGTTCTCGGTTGCCGCTGCACCCGACGCGCGCGTTATCTTTGTAAAACGGGTGAAAAATGATTTTTCGCCGCTTCTAGCAGAAAATCTCCGCCTCTGGCATTGGCCAAGACACCTGCTAGAAAGCGAAAAAGTCTTGGTTGGTGATTTTCTTTTTAGAAATGGTAAAAATCATTTTCGACCCGTCTACCCGTCGATAGCGTGGACAATTTATACTAATGTTTCGCGGACTATAcgcgttccttttttttttttttaccgataTATCGACTGATTACGTTTGAATTCTGTTTCAGAACCAGCAACCGAAATGCCGGCCATCCAGACTGTTTGCATAGCCGTACTACTAGTCATTGCCCTTCTGTAAGAATTTCAAATTCTATAATTAGCGATAAATAGGATCAAATCTTAACGCGTTACACGACATTTTGATCTCTGGGAACCGAcagtattaaatttaaaaaataatacgttTAATTAGGTTCGACAAATGTTTCGGGTATCCACCGACCAGACTACAAATAGAATCAGAGATACCCTGCGAAGAACGTATCTGTAGAAACAAGTGCAACGAGTGTCCAGCTGGTTTCACGTTCTCATCAATTTGCGGCGAAGAAGTGTGTAAAAAGGTCAGTAATCGAATTGTTACTGTATTATGTTGTAAATTTCACGCAGACCGAATTTAAATCGAATACATTTTGTTTCAGGGTCTTGGTGAGATATGCGGAGGGCAGGCAAATAGGTACGGCATTTGCGGCGAGGGTATGTTTTGCAAATGCCACCGATGCTCAGGGTGCAGCGTAACAGACCTTAACTGTATGCGAGAACAGCATGACTGTACGATTCACGAAAATCCATTTGACTATCGAGTACCGCCAATTGAATCGTAAAGTTCTGACTATGTCGTTAGCCGGACGGATACCTGATTACCGAAACGAAACatttaaatattgttaaattaGGCAAGTTCGGAGGAATACCGAAGGCTTGaaagttttatttaattatgGTTATCGAATACACGCGCAATCTAATAATAGAGAAACTAGTACGACGATTATTACGATACGGATCGAAAGTCCGGATCAACGTCGGACGAAGACTGACACGAAAGGAGCGAAACAGGACGCGAGCAAAATACTGTCTGCTCTAGACGACCAGAGAAGATGGGAAGCGAACAAAAGCGGAACAGGGAAGAACAGAAACCGAAGGCTGACAGAGAGAAAAAGACAGAAAGAGAGACGGTGAACGGCGGTTAAAGGTGGAACAAATTTTCGAAACAGCGCTTACCAATCGTCGAATTTACATTTATCCGAGCGATACATTTATTTGCATTTTATCAACTACAAACTAAAATACCTGCGACTTCGCTCgaagaaattttattcgtttgaCATAATAAAAACCAATTATGGAAAATAGTATCTAATCGGACGTATTCATTCTTATCTTTCACACGTTTCACCGTTAAGGTAGCATTCCACTGTATAACGCATTGATTCGAAAGGATTACAGTACAATGAACAATACAGTAGAAAACTTCCTTAAACCGACATAAAATATTTTCCAGGCAAACTTTTCTACGTTGGACGTTTCGAAAAAGAAAGTAGTCGTACCATATATCAACCCATACTCTGTATTTCGTAAATAAAAACGAGGCGAAAGATTCGACCTGGTTACTTAAAAACTTCATTTCATACGTTTCACCCCCCACACTGTTGTCTTTTCTTCTCCCGTTTTTTCTTTTCCCTCCATTGTATCTTTATCGCGCATATACATTCCCATTCTTTCAAAGTAATTTTCATCGAGCATAATTTTACTTTCGTACAAACTTGAAGCAACACGCCCCCATTCGATATAAAGGGGACTCTACGCGACGAGACATGCCTCGAAGCATTTGAGACAATTTAGAATTATTTTCTATGCTCGTCGCATAATTTAGGCGACTTCGTATACACGGTTGCATACTGTGCCAGCTTATCGTTGTGTTTTCTGTGTCGCTTGATAAATGGACCTTAACATTTTGCCGGCCACTGTCACGTGTACGTGATTTTACTGTTTCGGTCACCGTCGTCATCCATTCAACTTATTGCGTTTATTCAGGTTCAAGTTCTATCTCTTACGCTCGTTACGATATCTCTACATTTACGattctttataataatattcttaGTATCCGCGTGCGCCTCACTTTGGTCTACAAATATCAAGCTCTTCGCGTTCGAATCGGTCGACAATTCTTCAAAAGTAATTGATAGTGTATCGAGTTAAATTTAAACGAGTCAACCGGAAGTTTCACTTCCCATGAATCATAGTTCAGGAATAGTTTCCAACGAAAGTTACCGAGACCGAAGAAACATCTAAAGAAAATTAATGTCTCTTTACGATAAAACTTCCGAGTATTTATAAACTGTCGAATAAAAAAATGTCGGGTCGAAAAATAGCTGGCGTCGCGTGAAACGTGCGGCCATCAAAGTGTTAAGGATAAAACGCGCGCACAAAGTACACCCCGAAAGCAGTATGGCAACGCTTCCTCTAAAATTGTTCGCGCGCGTAGCGATTTAGTTTTAGAAACGACAGAACTATGTATATAGCCGGTTCTTTCTTTGCATACCTCAAAGATTCGCATCGAAGGCACAAAAATATCGAAGGGGACAGTCCTGTACGACGTCACTGCGGAATATTTGTATAAAAAGAGAAATGGGGAAAAAATGAGATATCACATTCCGAGCTTCGTCGGGACTCAACTGTCGGACGGTTAGAAATTAACTGGTTGCTCGACAAATATTTTCGCGCTTGCAATAGCAGTGTCAATGTCGTTGCCAACATCGTCGGTAGCTACCGATGCTATTTCGATTGTTCCCCAATAATTATGGATACCATTCGCCGCGACGGGATCACTGGCGGTGCAAATGCGACGATGGCGACAGCGATCGACGTAAATggtcgaaagaaaaaaaaaaaaaaaaaagaacagagGAACGTCGTTCGAAACGCTCGTTAACGCGGAACACGCGTTAAAAGTGATGATTCCGGGTAGTCATTCCGCCGTACACTCGCGCGAAATTTCCTTTATTTTCGAGATACTCGTGATCTTGCTTGCTGGTGCAAAAATAGAACGTTTAATTTTGGCAATTATTTGGACACTGTAATTCCCAGCGAGCCAGCGAGAACCTTTCGTTTTCAAAGACATCGCATCGCGCACCAGCGATACGCGAACGACAAAACAACACTCGTGAcacctattttcagcaaaacggACGATAAATTGTCGACAAGCAGATCAAGCTACTATCTATTAACAACTAACGTGACGCTTGGTAAAATACGCAACGAGTAAACCGTGAATAACGTAGAAACGAAAGGAACGAAAAGTGAATAGAAAGAGAGCACATGGGGAGAAGCACAGCAGTACGTCATTGTTCGTTTTGTTTCAACAGTTTCCTGGTTTTGAAGCCACGAAAGCCTGCTTGGATTCTGGTTGCAGCCTCACGGGCTATTTGCTGTTTCTTCCGTACCAAGAATCCGCGTACACGGGCTTGAATTTTAGTCGCCGACTTAT
The Colletes latitarsis isolate SP2378_abdomen chromosome 14, iyColLati1, whole genome shotgun sequence DNA segment above includes these coding regions:
- the Nd-15 gene encoding NADH dehydrogenase (ubiquinone) 15 kDa subunit, with translation MVDLMEPIFRNRTIGLINLAFTNSQRNPTCKNFEYRYADCIEAYGYYKGQDKCQFLMEDLAECLYMTKQRIRVNMMTEERKRQMKEGKRDFIPYPRPDLL
- the LOC143350210 gene encoding uncharacterized protein LOC143350210 isoform X2 — its product is MIPRRLSRFLTRFYEPIDRGETLFLQMKNISVMTNQIVFLVLADRVLVPESKMTCLYTLMFYNVITYCVSYIKELIEKEDWSPYVTLTERSKIRHLAMSATKIVLEWTKAVTFIVTITFMLLVFGLEQGLQNYKPSTFYTVITWIYYSATEKIFVEMFPSILKFFQLDTFENMEELYAPVILRSFTIATSALFVLLLVPVASWRFLFIATYLNVYLRLKDLVQQSGATLQREREILNRYRKATREEITNFDDVCAICLCGMTKARITPCHHLFHADCLRQCLKTNDTCPTCKRELTS
- the Mrpl40 gene encoding mitochondrial ribosomal protein L40; protein product: MIGVLNVVNTFSRLSVCSIVNPCNISTCAYPLYFRVTNMLLGEPLKKKRRLDPSIIRAREERKKKKLEKQIRRLQRLVKQLKPMTEIDVSTELIEQKEERSRPLTPLSIQEIERRSLLNKEWSKYKQNEWKKDVNVMESIMLSQEKALNELKAASEELYKKAIEIDDSFLPYSAVGPVHNPSINNYDSPDGVYTNITVKYAGET
- the Qbp-1 gene encoding queen brain-selective protein-1 isoform X1, which encodes MPAIQTVCIAVLLVIALLFDKCFGYPPTRLQIESEIPCEERICRNKCNECPAGFTFSSICGEEVCKKVSNRIGLGEICGGQANRYGICGEGMFCKCHRCSGCSVTDLNCMREQHDCTIHENPFDYRVPPIES
- the LOC143350210 gene encoding uncharacterized protein LOC143350210 isoform X1; this translates as MRIFEGREQRERERERETMNARASVHPRNCSIKMIPRRLSRFLTRFYEPIDRGETLFLQMKNISVMTNQIVFLVLADRVLVPESKMTCLYTLMFYNVITYCVSYIKELIEKEDWSPYVTLTERSKIRHLAMSATKIVLEWTKAVTFIVTITFMLLVFGLEQGLQNYKPSTFYTVITWIYYSATEKIFVEMFPSILKFFQLDTFENMEELYAPVILRSFTIATSALFVLLLVPVASWRFLFIATYLNVYLRLKDLVQQSGATLQREREILNRYRKATREEITNFDDVCAICLCGMTKARITPCHHLFHADCLRQCLKTNDTCPTCKRELTS
- the Ctu2 gene encoding cytosolic thiouridylase subunit 2; the encoded protein is MCSLNMLECNTFETDEMTMDTIAATANAASHTINTSTCKKCRCQNVRVLLRDKDRYCKTCFLSMVTHKFKATLGKSKSIRPTDTILIEHSGKANSTVLIHLIKANANESVNKRLQFLCKILYIDDGMVMGRTLEERKVIWNALADEAESLQLPIYVVPLTECTTNIHCEEIRSINAMGTTATSNDAIMQKIFNNLESNTAKDELLRQLKRKLIVSVARELNCNKAFVADTSLDLAIQVLTDVSTGRGCQLSVNVGFSDARCTDVTLLKPLRDFTRDDVTGYLECCKLTPIFSSTDYNQSFPNSIRSIAKNFIYQLDSEFHSTVSTIYRTSEKLGTKAEEFHNMNLNRDIVANADINDTCLLCELTLDSCYVRDEQFSAIQARIFSELVSTDSGSNTTLNSPNFDKQLTDKQTEEVNDSEKKLCRCNNTICTPLHAQPLQPDIIEKYLCYGCRLIFLNSNKKFGSLPTFLHNKIQEKLQIMHLRKEITDFLL
- the Qbp-1 gene encoding queen brain-selective protein-1 isoform X2; this translates as MPAIQTVCIAVLLVIALLFDKCFGYPPTRLQIESEIPCEERICRNKCNECPAGFTFSSICGEEVCKKGLGEICGGQANRYGICGEGMFCKCHRCSGCSVTDLNCMREQHDCTIHENPFDYRVPPIES